The DNA sequence AAAGCCGTTGTTAAAATGTGCGAAGATTGGGGAGTACCTAAAGAAAATGTTCGTTTCGACGATTTCGGAGGATAAATTTTCTTGCACCATATTCAGAACATCCCGGCAGATTTGTCGGGATGTTTTTGTTTGCTCCAAAAGCAGTTTGTGTTGGAAGTAGCGTATTTGTAGCCTAAACCTTGAAATGCTGCGACTAAATACTTGAGCACTATTTATGTCTTTCCTACATTGAAGGCATATTTTTTTGCTATGAAATTGAAACTTGCACTTGTCGGTTTTTTAATGGGATTGAATCTGCTGTCGGATGCTCAGCAAATGAGTTCTACGGCTATTGATACCTTGTTTATCCAACGCCCGGAAGTTTATATTCAATTAACACTTCCTGTTGGAATGACGCCTTCTGAAATCAGTAAGTTGGTTTCGGTAGATCATGGTCAGCAAGGCAACACCATAAAAGCCTACGCCAATAAAAAAGAGATTCAAAACCTGGTTGATTTAAATATTCAGTTTACCGTATTAAACCATCCATCCCTTTCGAGAAATTTACCCATGTTGCAGGGTAATGCTACACGTCAGCAATTAAGATCTTTCACTGCTTATCCCACCTATTCGCAATACGAAGGGTATATGCAACAATTTGCAATCGATCACCCTTCTATTTGCCGTTATGTGGAATTAGGAACTTTGCCCAGCGGAAGAAAAATAATGGCTGTAAAAATTTCAGATAATCCGGATACACGCGAAAACGAACCGCAGTTTTTATACACCTCCACCATGCATGGTGATGAAACCACTGGATACCCGATGTTGCTTAATCTGATTGATGAAATATTATTAGGCTATGGAAGCAATGCGCGTTATACCAATCTGATAAATTCAACTGAGATTTGGATTGTTCCTTGTGCAAATCCCGATGGAACCTATGCCGGTGGTAATAACACCGTAAACGGAGCAACGCGTGCAAATGCAAATGGGGTAGACCTTAACCGGAATTATCCCGATCCGCAAACAGGACTCCATCCCGATGGTAATGCCTATCAACCTGAAACGGTCATTTTTATGGGACTGGCAGATACGGTTGATTTTGTAATGGCGGCTAATTTTCACGGAGGTGCAGAGGTAGTGAATTACCCATGGGATACCTGGAATCATGTTCACCCTGATCTTAACTGGTGGCAGCGGGAATCCTACAAATTTGCAGACACTTCGCAAGTGAATAGTCCTGCAGGATATATGGATGATCTCTATTCCGGATCTCACCCCGGTGTTACCAATGGATTTGCCTGGTACGAAGTGGATGGTGGTCGACAAGATTACATGAACTGGTGGAAGCATTGCAGAGAATTTACTGTTGAATTATCGACCGTAAAAACCATTGCAGCAAATCAACTTCTCAATCATTACAATTACAATAAAGCATCTCTTTTAAATTATTGGGAAGAATCCTTACATGGAATTCGTGGTGTAATTACAGATGCATGCACTGGAGCTCCGATAAAAGCAAAAGTGTTCATTTCAGGTCACGATGCAGATAGTTCGCATGTTTATTCTTCGCTGCCTGTAGGGAATTATCATCGTCCCATTTATCAGGGGAACTACAATGTAACCTTCTCAGCTCCCGGATACCAATCGCAAACCATCAACAATATTGCTGTAACGTTTAATAATGCCACGGTGGTGAATGTTCAATTGCAACCTTTGGCTCCTAATGCAGCATTTACCAATGAACTGATCAGCTCTTGTGGCGGTACAGTTCAGTTTTCAGATTTAACAGGTAGTGCTAGTACATGGTCATGGGATTTTGGCGACGGATCCACATCCACCGATCAGAATCCTTTGCATGATTACGCCAATTCGGGAACGTATACCGTTTCTTTAACCGTTACAAATTGCGCCGGAAACGATGTTCTCACGCTTCCTGCAGCAGTATCTGTTACTATCGCCAGTTTGCCAACCGCATCGGATGTTACTGCAAGCAATTGTAATCCGCAATCGGTGGTGATAAGCGGATCCGGAAACGGAACATTGCAGTGGTATGATTCTCCTGTTTCAACAAATGTATTGGCGAGTGGAAATTCATATACAACACCAGTCTTAAGCGGAAATACTTCCTTTTGGGTTTCCGATTTAAGTTTGAATCCATCACAATATGTAGGTCCTGCCGATAACACCTATGGTGCAGGAGGATACTTTACAGGAACAACCTATCATTACCTGATTTTTGATGCGGCTACTGATTTCGAATTGGTTTCTGTTTGGGTAAATGCTCAGACATCCGGAAATCGTACCATTCAATTGCGGAATTCCGCTGGTACGGTATTGCAGCAAAGTGTTGTGAATATTCCTGCCGGACAAGGAAGAATCAATCTTAATTTCCAGGTTCCTGCCGGTTCGGGATACCAGCTTGGTGTAGGAGGGGGAAGTAATTTATACAGGAATTCCTCAGGAAGTGTATATCCATATTCTATTGCTAACGTGGTAAACATTATTGGTAATTCTGCCAATAATCTGGCCTACTATTATTATTTCTACGATTGGGAAATTGCTACACAATGTGAAAGTGGACGATTAGAGGTACAGGTTGTTTTCCCTGGAAATTTGAATGCAGATGTCAGCATCACTTCTCCTGATTTAAGTGTTTGTGAAGGGCAAACTGTACAATTTAATCCATCACCGGTAAACGGTGGTGCAAATCCAAGCTACCAGTGGTTGGTGAATGGTAATGTGGTGTCTTCAGGTAATTCCTTTTCGAGCAC is a window from the Flavobacteriales bacterium genome containing:
- a CDS encoding T9SS type A sorting domain-containing protein — encoded protein: MKLKLALVGFLMGLNLLSDAQQMSSTAIDTLFIQRPEVYIQLTLPVGMTPSEISKLVSVDHGQQGNTIKAYANKKEIQNLVDLNIQFTVLNHPSLSRNLPMLQGNATRQQLRSFTAYPTYSQYEGYMQQFAIDHPSICRYVELGTLPSGRKIMAVKISDNPDTRENEPQFLYTSTMHGDETTGYPMLLNLIDEILLGYGSNARYTNLINSTEIWIVPCANPDGTYAGGNNTVNGATRANANGVDLNRNYPDPQTGLHPDGNAYQPETVIFMGLADTVDFVMAANFHGGAEVVNYPWDTWNHVHPDLNWWQRESYKFADTSQVNSPAGYMDDLYSGSHPGVTNGFAWYEVDGGRQDYMNWWKHCREFTVELSTVKTIAANQLLNHYNYNKASLLNYWEESLHGIRGVITDACTGAPIKAKVFISGHDADSSHVYSSLPVGNYHRPIYQGNYNVTFSAPGYQSQTINNIAVTFNNATVVNVQLQPLAPNAAFTNELISSCGGTVQFSDLTGSASTWSWDFGDGSTSTDQNPLHDYANSGTYTVSLTVTNCAGNDVLTLPAAVSVTIASLPTASDVTASNCNPQSVVISGSGNGTLQWYDSPVSTNVLASGNSYTTPVLSGNTSFWVSDLSLNPSQYVGPADNTYGAGGYFTGTTYHYLIFDAATDFELVSVWVNAQTSGNRTIQLRNSAGTVLQQSVVNIPAGQGRINLNFQVPAGSGYQLGVGGGSNLYRNSSGSVYPYSIANVVNIIGNSANNLAYYYYFYDWEIATQCESGRLEVQVVFPGNLNADVSITSPDLSVCEGQTVQFNPSPVNGGANPSYQWLVNGNVVSSGNSFSSTTLNDGDEISCVMTSSDACVVNSPVSSSGAFVTIFTSPTTPSITQSGNLLISSSATGNQWYLNGNLLPGETNDTLVAVTDGDYSVEVTDGNACTSGLSVAFSYQNSNTGLTEQSLNFMIYPNPSEEFVMVKWNSGGNVQLQIFDAKGILVTSETLQGGNAAVDITGLAPGIYECRLTSVQGVGHQKLIRK